The sequence TTTGATAACACGTTAGTGCATGTCCTTTCATTTCTCCTGCACCTTTTCTGGAAAAAAGGATAACTTTTTCATGTCATGTAGTACACCTAAAATGTCTACTATGTCAATCCAGTCCTTTGGTTGGAGCCCAAACAACAATCAACCTTATCAAGCAATGTCAGCTACACGAACCTTGGTGCTATTGCActatgtcaaaaaaaaaaagtcattccaAGTCTCACATACCTTTACAATAACTCCCAAATCCAATTCTCaaacttcattttaatttttggcaATCCAATTACTTttggtatattttttgttataagtTCATAACCTATTTTGAAGTCTCTTGAAGTCATGGTTTGAAGTCTCAATACCTTGAGGACAATGTATTTTTGATGGGACAATGAATGATAGAAGGAAGGATACAACAGAAGCCCAAGATAGTAGGCCCcaaaaaaacacaaaccaacATACCTTGAGGATTATGCGTGACTTTCGTGAATGTTGGACAACAACATAGCTTTCTATTTAACAAAATGTCAATGTTAATAGTTATTAGTGACATAATTTGTTAGTAGTGGTATGTTGATTCTGTTAGTAGTAGAATGTGATTCTGATTAACACAAAaacctatataagcatgaaataaaaaataaagaatacaaAATATCACAAATTACTATTAGTGTAATAAGGATGTCTCTTGTCCTCGAATTCAAAGTTTCTCTCTCTATCAACTTATCCCCACTCTCCATTTCACGAGTCAATGTTTCATCTCAATTGGTTAAACAAATTGAACTCCATGTTTGTGCTGCTCCAATATTGAATAGCTTTAACAGTTCAATTGCTCAAACTAGAATTGGCCGAAACAATAGAATCAAGTcatttttgaaggaaaaaaaaccaCTCTTGCGGAAGTAAATTTGCATTTAATTGAGTCAAATTTTGACCGAGTTGTCATAATAGTCTTATTTTTTGGTAGAGAGTTGTCATAATAGTCtggtcaaaagaaaaaagaaccgaaattattaaaaaaggaaaatcaaataTTCCTAATTATGTTTACCGTTTTATCTTATTGTTTCTAGACAAGATTAAAACATTTTTGCTGTATAAAAAACTCTAGATTGAAAcacttttctttataaaaaaaaagtcgttGGTTTAATTTAAGTCTCTTCCTTTTCCTTCACAagcaatttattatttaaaaatataaatacaatttaTAACTATTTAGTGGAATTCATCTTTGTATAAGATTCCTGGTTGAGTCTCCTACTTTTCTTTTCGAACTCTGAAGTTGATTCCATTTGATATAAAAATGGGTATTTTCGTCCATTCACTGTCGCACTCAACATAAAGATATAAAGATATCAAAGATATCTCAATAAATGAATAGTCGATAGAAACGTTTCTTTAGCGTAGAAGAGACGGGGGGAGAGAGTaggaaatgttttaaaaaaaggcAAAGATTTATGTAACGCAAGAAGCTGAGGCTGTTCCCAAGTCTCTCTCTTTGCAACCTCCGAGGAATTTTGGTAGTATCCTCTGCAATATTTTGTCATCAGTTTCAGTTTTGTGATAAaagtgagtgagagagagagagaagtgagttgtTTCGGTTTCTGTTTGTGTGTGTCAGTAAGTGCTTCTCTTTtgcccatttttttttctgtgggAAGAAGAAAATGCTGGTTCGGAGGAGGGTGATGAGTTGGAGAAGGGTGGCGAAGGCCCTTCAGGCTCTGGTAGCTCATGTCTTACTTTTCTCCTTCACTATTTCCCTTGCTCTCAAGCTTGACCATGTCATTCGTCACTCATGGTGGTtagttttctctttctctttctcttcactGATCATTCACGCACTTTCTTTTTGGTTGCCCAATTTAGAAACAGTGGAAATGAATCAAAGGGTCACTGCAAAATTCTAGCTTTCTATGATTTTTGTTTCCAATTACCATATCTAGCGCCCCGGCTCGGTGCTAATTTGTTTCCCCCCTTTTGATTTTCAATGCATGCAGATGTTtcctttttgttgttgttgttgttgttgtaattttggaaaaaaaatgggCATTCATTAAGGGGAATATGAGTTGATGTAAATCATGCGCAAGTCCTTCATGATAATCATGTCTTAAAATATCATTGCAAAGAAGATAGAGCATATTCTTCCCTATTATAGCTATATTGTAACATGTCTTTTTTGGCAGGAAGGTATTTTTTCCTCTATGGGTTTTTCATGCTGTGGTAGCACGAGGCAGGTTTTCCTTGCCCGCTCCTTCGATGCCTCATGATCGCCGAGTGAGATATGCTTCTTGGAAAATCTTCCCTGTTTTGTggaaaattagaaatttatctTGTAGTAGGTTTTTGTGactgaactaaaaataaattgtttatgGGCAGTGGGCTCCTTTTCATTCACTCGTAGCAACTCCTCTACTTGTTGCATTTGAGCTACTTCTTTGTATGCATCTCGGGAGCAGTTATGGTAGGCAACATTTTCTTGTGGTGCAGCCATATGGATTTTATTGAGCACTGTATCTTCACACCAAGATAAACTGTGATACTTCTTTTATAAGTTATCAATTGTAAGATGATATCAAATTAAATAGTATTTATTGTAATGTTGCAGTGATGAATTTAAGAATTGTCTTCATGCCCCTGATATTTCTTGAAATGGCGATTTTGTTTGATAATGTCAGGTAATTGTCTTGTTCCATTTATAAGCTTACCAAAATTTGTGTTCAAGTAGTTCATAAGGAGTTTGCAGATATATTATAACCCATTCATAGTCCTCCATCTTCTTTAATATTAGCTGGAACtgtctgaaataaaataaaacttggcAACAGAATCACCACAAACATTAAACTTTATCCACTGATTTATAAAGTAACCTGCATTTTGGGGTATGATTTGAACAAATCATTTTGATTGTTGAGAAGTTTCACAACTTAAAAGCTTTTAATAACTGAACTGTATGGCTAGGCATGCTTCTGCTCAATAAATTATACAAGCTGCAATACATTCTCTTATAACAAATGGATGCTTTATTGACAACAATGCCTATTTCATAGGATGTGTAGGGCTTTGATGCCTGGAGATGATGAAAATTTGACCGACGAAGCAGTATGGGAAACTCTTCCGGTAGGATATTATTCATtagttgattaattaatttaatcagtGATATGATTTGTAATAGACTAAAATAAGGTCCCTCAATGAAACAAATGAAATTGGCATCTCTACTGGAATTTACTTGGCAATTTAAAATTCCcagattttatgatttttaagtaATATTTATTCAAATCCTTGGTGAATTTCCGAGTGTTATTATTATAGTCTATTGAGGAATGAGGAATGCTAAACAGCTACAAGATTGTGATTATCCACAATTTAAAATGCATTGATGTATATGGTACTATGGTTGTAGATCATACTCCCTTCGTCCCTAAATATAAGACTCTTTCAATTAATTCATGCTCCTTAAGAAAagtagttaatttagttaatcacattaaatttgtcaattaaTTGTACTATCATTCCAAAATTACCCTTTTTCTTATCTCTATCCACTTAATTGCTTCTCATTAATGTTTGGAGAGAGAATAATTAAGGGGAtgtagggaaaaaaataattaatgcatctttatattaaaaaaagttcttATAAAAAgggacaaataaatttttaaaaagagtcTTATAATTAGGGATGGAGGGAGCACTTGATTTTTGTTGAAATGCATTAGTACTCAAAATTCAAGtctctttttttgctttatggaaagtaaaaaaaaaaaaagaaccttcAAGCActatacaatataaaaaaaaattgcaactccccttttctttttattctgtCCTTGTTTTGCACTGAATTGAAAATTATCCTTTTATGTATCAAGTGTGACTTACTGACTCCCATTTTAATGACTCATTTATTTGTTGGCAGTTGACTACCTTTTTGGCATTCACTTTGATGTCTGATGACCAACACTCAAGTTGAATAATATTTCACatttcattcttataatttgccGTATGTGGCATGCTTTAGGAACATGGTATGCCCTGTGTTTGTGTGTGCGTTATATGCAAAGCCACTGGCCAGGGTTTTGAGGggtgttttataatttttgttatgtaAGAGTGCTATCTGGTTGAAATGGATAGCCACTGCATTATGGCTTATTGGCACTTGTACAATGCACATGCACATTCTACATTATGGCTTATGTGCATTGTAGAATGTGCACATTCTACATGCACATTCTACAATGCACATGCACATTTCTACAATGTCAATGGTTGTTTCCAGGCACTGGGAGCCTTACAACTACCAGTTGCACATCTCATCCTGGGCATCAACAGTTGTTATATTTAACCTTTTTATACATCATATAAGCTGATAACTCTAATTTATCTGTAATGTGTATGATGTTGATAATTTCCTTTCATTGAGGTGATCTTCTAATATTCATGTGACTTCTCTGCATTTCATTTCTCCTTCCTACATTACAAGTAATCATGTGCAGGGAGGAAAGGGAGGATTTATTATGAATATCTTTTGTTCtcattttaataattgataataCCTTATTCAAGACTTGTCTACTACAAAGAGAACATTTTAAGTATTTTACTCAGTTGATTATGTAATCTTTCATTTGTTTGTATTTTCCAAAAGTTCTATACTAAATTGTGTAATTCTCTTTTCTAGCACTTCTGGGTTTCAATATCCATGGTCTTCTTTATTGCTGCCACAGTGTTCACCCTTCTAAAGATATGTGGTAAGTTTTAAATGTCTCTTGAAAACAATTGTTGATCATATAATGAGCTTCTATTCTGTATAATTTCATGGTTAACTTGGAGCTGCTTCTTACTATTGAAATATGACTTTATCATtccccattttttttatctctttatatCTATTGTGTTTGTGATGTTGGCCACAAGGTTGtcaaactctcgagttaactAGTAAACTCTTACATTTTTACGGTGGAGGAAACGAGTTAACTCGCTGTCATACTTTTTTATGGATGAACCCGGGTAAACTCTTTTAACTCATGTAAACTCGGGCAAACTCTTTAAACTCATGTAAATAGATTCTTGAGTTTGACAACCTTGGTTGATTAATTTTCCACAACATCTCACTATGATTTATGAAACTGACTCTTTTAAATATACAGACATTAGCTGCCTGCAATATTCTCGGGAGGTGTTCTTACATTTAAACTCAATAGTGGTTGAGCATTAAGAAATCAATCTTCCATATTCTGAAAGTCAATTATATAGTTGTGATATAAGTTGTACTCATATTTGTTAGATttcaacttaaaaccaattggctCTAAGTGAAGTTGCCTAACAGATATATAGGCTACACCCCAAGAATTGAGATaggcgatgtgggacttcctaacCCCTCAAGTATCTAGAGTAGGTTGTGTTCTGTGAAATACTTCGATAAAATACAGAtactaataaatacaacatcCTGGAGTCAGTGCATATATTAGAACAGTTTTTATTTACAGAACTGAAAAGAATAAATAGTCATTTACCATGTGTTTCTATCACATCTGCATGCATCTATGAAGGTGAgctgtattttcttttttggtctATTCCTCCAATAATGAGGATTGATCAAGATGGCTTAGGAAAACAAGTCGTTAAATATGTGTAACCGGATATATACTATCTTTGCCTGATTTGCTCACAGTATGGTTTTGTGCTGTTTTGTGTTACTTTGATCGCATTCCTTACAAATTTCACTGTTTGACGGTGATTGATACTCAAACTTTTTGTTACTAACTTTATTTCAATTACCTCCAGGTGATGTTGCAGCTCTAGGGTGGTGGGACTTGTTTATTAACTTCGGGTATGATCAATATCTTATGGTAGATTGTTTAGTATTTGGCCTTAATCTTGTGCCTTTTCCTTCATAGAATCCTTGTATTCTTTTGCAGCATTGCACAGTGCTTTGCGTTTCTTGTTTGTACAAAGTGGCACAATCCAACTATTCATGGAGGCTGTCATATTACAGAACCGTGTTCATCATCAAATACCATAAGATACCTAGACTTGAGGACAGGAGGCTTAGTTGTTTACACAGATGAAGATAGACAGCAAAATGGGTTCTGCAATCTGCAGGATATCGGCAGCCATATTATGAAAATTCCATTCATTGGTTTCCAAATACTTCTTTTTATGCATTTAGAGGTAGGATAATTGCTAACAAAAATGCTGTCATTATGTTCTCAGAGTTTGTAGgtttcctcaattttttttaattttctttcctctattttttttcatttaaattttagggAACACCATCCAGTGCAAAAAATCTGCCACACTGGGTCATTATTTCCCCACTATTTTTGTTGCAAGGAGCTGGGGTTTTATTTGCAGCTTATAGATTAATAGAGAAGATAGTTCTTTTACTCTACATTGGAGATATTCCTGAAAGATACTCAGCTATAGCATCAAAATCCCGTGATTGCTTTGGGTTCTTTCGATGTGGGTCAAGGTATCAGTTTAGATGTGATTGGCTAGAAAAAGGAATTTGTCTTCAGTAGATTCTCTACTGAACTTAGAAAAACTTCTCAAGTTTCTGAACTGACATGGACTGTTTGTCATTGCCTGCACTTTCCCTCTTAACAGGTTGCTTGGTTGGTGGTCAATAGATGAAGGAAGTAGAGAGGAAGAAGCTAGACTTTTTTGTGCTGGGAGTCCTGGGTCAGTACTCCACCCTACATTATGGCTCTTTATATTGCATATCTTTAATGTCATTAGCCATTTTCCCCCATGCTTGAGAGCTTTTTAAATCCTGGAACCTGGTTATCACTTTCGTATCCTTCTCTTGGAATTCCCAAGTTGTGTAGTGCaatgattatttttcttcttctaaatttAGCAAAGTTTTCTATGTCTGTTTTGAAAATAGAATTGTGGAGATCTTGTTCAATTCTGATTTTTCAGTGATGGTTGTTACTATGTCATGTTAACAATTGGAGTGTGCTTGCAATAAGACGAGCTTTGTTCTTTCTCTTTATGCTCTCAAGTGGCTCTTACAACATTAAGTATTTTCCCCTTATGTAAATGCTAATCAAACTTTTCTCTAATTATATGTGATTTGATTTACTATTTAGGTATAATACTTTCACCCCTGAGACGGTGAAGAAAATGCCTAGAACAGATCTGGTTGAGGAGGTAAAGATGTTTCCTTATATCAAAATATGTAGCTACTACATGATTTAATACGATATGGTTTCCTTATTTAAGATTACCTTAGTTAAACCAATTACTCGAGCAGGTTTAACCTTTTAAATACATTTCAATAATCACCCTTGTAACTCACAGATTTGGAGACTACAAGCTGCACTGGGTGAGCAGACACACGTTACAAAATTTAGCCAGGAGGAGTATGAAAGACTTCAAAATGTAGCATTCTCAACTTTGATTGGATTATTTTTGGCATTTTGCAACCCTTTTACTATTAAAACTAGTTTACATAATCTTGTACAAACATTCTTGTTATTAGTTTGTAGGTTATTTTGGTTCATTGTTTGTGCTTGAATGCCTGTCAAGTGTATCAGAATCTAACACTTCAAATTGAACGGTAAATCTATCAGGAGAAGATCTTATGCAGAATTTGCTTTGAGGAGCAGATCAACGTGGTCCTACTTCCCTGCAGGCATCACATTCTTTGTAGGTAAGAGCCCTTGCTTTGCTCCAGTCTGATACTTTTCTGTCATTATCCCAATTAACTTTTCTAAACTCGAGCCCCAAAGAGGGAACTCTAAGGGGCAGTTTGGTTTGAgagaatattttcttcttttatttttaataatcactttattttctgttttaaaaAGTTTGTATAACAAACAATGAAGaccgaaaataaaaaaaatattttcactgttTCCTCTACAAGCTTTTGAATAcgggaaacaaaataaaaataaggtgACATTTTTACAATTAAAGGTAATCAAGTAAGAACTGAAAACGTTTTCTGAAACCAAATGGTCCCATGTGCTATGTTTGAAGCAGGAAAATAGTGGCAgtatcacctttt comes from Glycine soja cultivar W05 chromosome 20, ASM419377v2, whole genome shotgun sequence and encodes:
- the LOC114401163 gene encoding uncharacterized protein LOC114401163 isoform X2, which encodes MLVRRRVMSWRRVAKALQALVAHVLLFSFTISLALKLDHVIRHSWWKVFFPLWVFHAVVARGRFSLPAPSMPHDRRWAPFHSLVATPLLVAFELLLCMHLGSSYVMNLRIVFMPLIFLEMAILFDNVRMCRALMPGDDENLTDEAVWETLPHFWVSISMVFFIAATVFTLLKICGDVAALGWWDLFINFGIAQCFAFLVCTKWHNPTIHGGCHITEPCSSSNTIRYLDLRTGGLVVYTDEDRQQNGFCNLQDIGSHIMKIPFIGFQILLFMHLEGTPSSAKNLPHWVIISPLFLLQGAGVLFAAYRLIEKIVLLLYIGDIPERYSAIASKSRDCFGFFRCGSRLLGWWSIDEGSREEEARLFCAGSPGYNTFTPETVKKMPRTDLVEEIWRLQAALGEQTHVTKFSQEEYERLQNEKILCRICFEEQINVVLLPCRHHILCRDLCLKKLVVSFFPFSSDLQCGY
- the LOC114401163 gene encoding uncharacterized protein LOC114401163 isoform X1 is translated as MLVRRRVMSWRRVAKALQALVAHVLLFSFTISLALKLDHVIRHSWWKVFFPLWVFHAVVARGRFSLPAPSMPHDRRWAPFHSLVATPLLVAFELLLCMHLGSSYVMNLRIVFMPLIFLEMAILFDNVRMCRALMPGDDENLTDEAVWETLPHFWVSISMVFFIAATVFTLLKICGDVAALGWWDLFINFGIAQCFAFLVCTKWHNPTIHGGCHITEPCSSSNTIRYLDLRTGGLVVYTDEDRQQNGFCNLQDIGSHIMKIPFIGFQILLFMHLEGTPSSAKNLPHWVIISPLFLLQGAGVLFAAYRLIEKIVLLLYIGDIPERYSAIASKSRDCFGFFRCGSRLLGWWSIDEGSREEEARLFCAGSPGYNTFTPETVKKMPRTDLVEEIWRLQAALGEQTHVTKFSQEEYERLQNEKILCRICFEEQINVVLLPCRHHILCSTCCEKCKRCPVCRGSIEERMPVYDV